The Ovis aries strain OAR_USU_Benz2616 breed Rambouillet chromosome 11, ARS-UI_Ramb_v3.0, whole genome shotgun sequence genome window below encodes:
- the UBE2Z gene encoding ubiquitin-conjugating enzyme E2 Z isoform X1, whose product MAESPTEEAATATAGAGAAGPGASGVTGVVGVSGSGGGFGPPFLPDVWAAAAAAGGAGGPGSGLAPLPGLPPSAAAHGAALLSHWDPTLSSDWDGERTAPQCLLRIKRDIMSIYKEPPPGMFVVPDTVDMTKIHALITGPFDTPYEGGFFLFVFRCPPDYPIHPPRVKLMTTGNNTVRFNPNFYRNGKVCLSILGTWTGPAWSPAQSISSVLISIQSLMTENPYHNEPGFEQERHPGDSKNYNECIRHETIRVAVCDMMEGKCPCPEPLRGVMEKSFLEYYDFYEVACKDRLHLQGQTMQDPFGEKRGHFDYQSLLMRLGLIRQKVLERLHNENAEMDSDSSSSGTETDLHGSLRV is encoded by the exons ATGGCGGAGAGTCCGACTGAAGAGGCGGCGACGGCGACAGCAGGCGCCGGGGCGGCGGGCCCTGGGGCAAGCGGCGTTACCGGTGTTGTCGGTGTtagcggcagcggcggcgggtTCGGGCCGCCTTTCCTGCCGGATGtgtgggcggcggcggcggcagcgggcggggccggggggcCGGGGAGCGGCCTGGCTCCGCTGCCGGGGCTCCCGCCCTCGGCCGCTGCCCACGGGGCCGCGCTCCTTAGCCACTGGGACCCCACACTCAGCTCCGACTGGGACGGCGAGCGAACCGCGCCGCAGTGTCTACTCCGGATCAAGCG GGATATCATGTCCATTTATAAGGAGCCTCCTCCAGGAATGTTCGTTGTACCTGATACTGTTGACATGACAAAG ATTCATGCATTGATCACAGGCCCATTTGACACTCCTTATGAAGGGGGTTTCTTCCTGTTCGTGTTTCGGTGTCCGCCCGACTATCCCATCCACCCACCTCGGGTCAAACTGATGACAACGGGCAATAACACAGTGAGGTTTAACCCCAACTTCTACCGCAATGGGAAAGTCTGCTTGAGTATTCTAGG TACGTGGACCGGCCCTGCCTGGAGCCCAGCCCAGAGCATCTCTTCTGTGCTCATCTCCATCCAGTCCCTGATGACCGAGAACCCCTATCACAACGAACCTGGCTTTGAGCAG GAGAGACATCCAGGAGACAGCAAAAATTACAATGAATGTATTCGGCATGAGACCATCAGAGTGGCAGTCTGTGATATGATGGAAGGAAAGTGTCCCTGCCCTGAACCCTTAAG AGGGGTGATGGAGAAGTCCTTCCTAGAGTATTATGACTTCTATGAGGTGGCCTGCAAAGATCGCCTGCACCTTCAAGGCCAGACTATGCAG GACCCTTTTGGAGAGAAACGGGGCCACTTTGACTACCAGTCCCTCTTGATGCGCCTGGGACTGATTCGTCAGAAAGTGCTGGAGAGGCTCCATAATGAGAACGCCGAAATGGACTCTGATAGCAGCTCATCTGGGACAGAGACAGACCTGCACGGGAGCCTGAGGGTTTAg
- the UBE2Z gene encoding ubiquitin-conjugating enzyme E2 Z isoform X2, producing the protein MAESPTEEAATATAGAGAAGPGASGVTGVVGVSGSGGGFGPPFLPDVWAAAAAAGGAGGPGSGLAPLPGLPPSAAAHGAALLSHWDPTLSSDWDGERTAPQCLLRIKRDIMSIYKEPPPGMFVVPDTVDMTKIHALITGPFDTPYEGGFFLFVFRCPPDYPIHPPRVKLMTTGNNTVRFNPNFYRNGKVCLSILGTWTGPAWSPAQSISSVLISIQSLMTENPYHNEPGFEQERHPGDSKNYNECIRHETIRVAVCDMMEGKCPCPEPLRGVMEKSFLEYYDFYEVACKDRLHLQGQTMQKCASASSKNAESRLV; encoded by the exons ATGGCGGAGAGTCCGACTGAAGAGGCGGCGACGGCGACAGCAGGCGCCGGGGCGGCGGGCCCTGGGGCAAGCGGCGTTACCGGTGTTGTCGGTGTtagcggcagcggcggcgggtTCGGGCCGCCTTTCCTGCCGGATGtgtgggcggcggcggcggcagcgggcggggccggggggcCGGGGAGCGGCCTGGCTCCGCTGCCGGGGCTCCCGCCCTCGGCCGCTGCCCACGGGGCCGCGCTCCTTAGCCACTGGGACCCCACACTCAGCTCCGACTGGGACGGCGAGCGAACCGCGCCGCAGTGTCTACTCCGGATCAAGCG GGATATCATGTCCATTTATAAGGAGCCTCCTCCAGGAATGTTCGTTGTACCTGATACTGTTGACATGACAAAG ATTCATGCATTGATCACAGGCCCATTTGACACTCCTTATGAAGGGGGTTTCTTCCTGTTCGTGTTTCGGTGTCCGCCCGACTATCCCATCCACCCACCTCGGGTCAAACTGATGACAACGGGCAATAACACAGTGAGGTTTAACCCCAACTTCTACCGCAATGGGAAAGTCTGCTTGAGTATTCTAGG TACGTGGACCGGCCCTGCCTGGAGCCCAGCCCAGAGCATCTCTTCTGTGCTCATCTCCATCCAGTCCCTGATGACCGAGAACCCCTATCACAACGAACCTGGCTTTGAGCAG GAGAGACATCCAGGAGACAGCAAAAATTACAATGAATGTATTCGGCATGAGACCATCAGAGTGGCAGTCTGTGATATGATGGAAGGAAAGTGTCCCTGCCCTGAACCCTTAAG AGGGGTGATGGAGAAGTCCTTCCTAGAGTATTATGACTTCTATGAGGTGGCCTGCAAAGATCGCCTGCACCTTCAAGGCCAGACTATGCAG AAATGTGCTTCTGCTTCCAGTAAGAATGCAGAATCCAGGCTTGTTTAA